In a genomic window of Polyodon spathula isolate WHYD16114869_AA chromosome 21, ASM1765450v1, whole genome shotgun sequence:
- the LOC121296506 gene encoding oxidative stress-induced growth inhibitor 1-like, whose translation MDLPFAQAATSPELEQLPEMSERQPLPVVIIGNGPSAICLSYFLSGHRPYVRKGAVHPNPILQRKLQDIAGSSVVEQDLEFLSEGLEGRSQNPLAVLFDALVRPDGDLGGRAESVLTWRLEPKHLVPHLVLGKGPPGGAWHSIEGSMFTLSLGDWMELPGLHFRDWMRKKRRNLRNDRATTRDIAQYYEHYVKVLGLQQHFACGTVVTSVKPLLPSSAEEDHVEPLTASRKLYEIQGFHQNSAGLQSPFCIHAENVVLATGTYDSPAWLGADGEDLPYVFHKISDLETALQKQRLGPDSDPVLIVGAGLTAADAVLTARHSNVPVIHTFRRAVTDSGLVFNQLPKMMYPEYHKVHQMMTEQSLTSSGPYKGYSSLPNHSVARFSADKKCVLEDLSGKRTVFNISMAFVLIGSNPNLSFLPSHGKHLALDPGQTVNSRRNPIDTDPFTYESVQEPGLYALGPLAGDSFVRFLQGGALAVTASLLKKRNVD comes from the exons ATGGACCTTCCATTTGCACAAGCAGCAACGTCTCCGGAGCTGGAGCAGCTTCCTGAAATGAGCGAGCGGCAGCCTCTTCCAGTTGTTATAATAG GGAATGGGCCCTCTGCAATCTGCCTCTCCTACTTCTTGTCTGGCCACAGACCCTATGTGAGGAAGGGGGCAGTCCATCCAAACCCCATACTCCAGAGAAAGCTGCAGGACATCGCTGGGAGCTCCGTAGTGGAACAG GACCTGGAGTTCCTGTCTGAGGGGCTGGAAGGGCGCTCTCAAAACCCCCTGGCTGTGCTCTTCGATGCCCTGGTTCGCCCGGATGGTGACCTGGGCGGGAGGGCGGAGTCAGTGCTGACCTGGAGATTGGAGCCCAAGCACCTCGTTCCACACCTGGTCCTGGGCAAGGGTCCCCCGGGAGGGGCTTGGCAT TCTATTGAGGGCTCCATGTTCACTCTTAGCCTCGGAGACTGGATGGAGCTGCCCGGTCTTCACTTCAGGGactggatgaggaaaaaaagaag GAACTTGAGGAATGACAGAGCCACGACTCGAGACATAGCTCAGTACTATGAGCACTACGTGAAGGTCCTGGGACTGCAGCAGCACTTTGCCTGCGGGACCGTGGTGACCTCTGTGAAGCCTCTCCTGCCTAGTTCAGCAGAGGAAGACCACGTGGAACCCCTGACTGCCTCCCGCAAGCTCTATGAGATCCAGGGCTTCCACCAGAACTCTGCAGGACTCCAGAGCCCCTTCTGCATTCATGCAGAGAACGTGGTCCTGGCAACAGGGACTTACGACAGCCCAGCTTGGCTGGGGGCAGATGGGGAGGACCTCCCCTACGTTTTCCACAAAATCTCTGATCTGGAGACAGCTTTGCAGAAGCAGAGGCTCGGTCCGGACTCTGACCCTGTCCTGATAGTCGGGGCGGGACTCACGGCAGCAGACGCTGTCCTCACAGCCCGCCACAGCAACGTCCCGGTCATCCACACCTTCCGCAGAGCAGTGACGGACTCCGGCCTGGTCTTCAACCAGCTGCCCAAGATGATGTACCCAGAGTACCACAAGGTCCACCAGATGATGACTGAGCAATCCCTTACCTCCAGCGGACCCTATAAAGGCTACTCAAGCCTCCCAAATCACAGTGTTGCACGCTTCTCTGCAGACAAGAAGTGTGTACTTGAGGACTTGAGTGGGAAAAGAACCGTCTTCAACATCTCCATGGCTTTCGTCCTCATCGGCTCGAACCCCAACCTGTCCTTTTTACCCAGCCATGGGAAGCACCTGGCTCTGGACCCAGGACAGACAGTGAACTCTCGTCGCAACCCCATAGACACGGACCCCTTTACCTACGAGTCCGTTCAGGAGCCAGGGCTGTATGCTTTGGGGCCCCTGGCAGGGGACAGTTTTGTAAGGTTTCTGCAAGGCGGGGCACTGGCTGTGACAGCCTCCTTGCTTAAAAAAAGGAACGTTGATTGA